Proteins found in one Oncorhynchus mykiss isolate Arlee chromosome 3, USDA_OmykA_1.1, whole genome shotgun sequence genomic segment:
- the cnih4 gene encoding protein cornichon homolog 4 isoform X1, which yields MEAAVFILSLVDCCALIFLAVYFIITLSDLECDYINARACCSKLNRWVVPELVGQALATVLMLVSLHWFVFLLNLPVAAWNMYRVWKVPMGNMGVFDPTEIHNRGQLKSHMKESMIKLGFHLLCFFIYLYSMILALIND from the exons ATGGAGGCGGCTGTGTTCATTCTATCGCTGGTCGACTGCTGTGCTTTAATTTTTCTGGCTGTGTACTTC ATAATTACCCTCTCCGATCTAGAGTGTGACTACATCAATGCACGAGCCTGCTGTTCGAAGTTAAACAGA TGGGTTGTACCAGAGCTGGTAGGCCAGGCCCTGGCAACAGTGCTGATGCTCGTCTCGCTGCACTGGTTTGTCTTCCTACTCAACCTGCCTGTGGCCGCCTGGAACATGTACAG GGTTTGGAAGGTGCCCATGGGAAACATGGGGGTGTTTGACCCCACTGAGATCCACAACCGGGGACAACTAAAGTCTCACATGAAAGAGTCCATGATCAAACTCGGCTTCCACCTGCTCTGCTTCTTCATCTACCTGTACAG CATGATCCTGGCACTGATCAACGATTGA
- the cnih4 gene encoding protein cornichon homolog 4 isoform X2 has protein sequence MLVSLHWFVFLLNLPVAAWNMYRVWKVPMGNMGVFDPTEIHNRGQLKSHMKESMIKLGFHLLCFFIYLYSMILALIND, from the exons ATGCTCGTCTCGCTGCACTGGTTTGTCTTCCTACTCAACCTGCCTGTGGCCGCCTGGAACATGTACAG GGTTTGGAAGGTGCCCATGGGAAACATGGGGGTGTTTGACCCCACTGAGATCCACAACCGGGGACAACTAAAGTCTCACATGAAAGAGTCCATGATCAAACTCGGCTTCCACCTGCTCTGCTTCTTCATCTACCTGTACAG CATGATCCTGGCACTGATCAACGATTGA
- the LOC110519296 gene encoding WD repeat-containing protein 26 isoform X1 codes for MQANGAGQGQDSELSCLNNSAQNGEPSSAGGAHTNVNGLSTTNNGNSVSNNVGIPAPAASNNAVSSDANSVKKKKRLSQSEEDVIRLIGQHLHDLGLNQTVDLLMQESGCRLEHSSATKFCNHVVEGEWDKAESDLSELKALMHSPSAIVRMKFLLLQQKYLEYLEDAKVLEALQVLRAELTPLKYNTERIHILSGYLMCSHAEDLRAKADWEGKGTASRTKLLDKLQTYLPPSVMLPPRRLQTLLRQAVELQRERCLYHNTKLDSGLDSVSLLLDHACSRKQFPCYTQQILTEHCNEVWFCKFSNDGTKLATGSKDTTVIVWHVNTESHQLKLMKTLEGHAYGVSYLAWSPDDTYLIACGPDDCSELWLWNVQAGELRTKMSQSHEDSLTSVAWNPDGKRFVTGGQRGQFYQCDLDGNLLDSWEGVRVQCLWCLGDTRTVLASDTHQRIRGYNFEDLTDRNIVQEDHPIMSFTVSKNGRLALLNVATQGVHLWDLHDRVLVRKYQGVTQGFYTIHSCFGGHNEDFIASGSEDHKVYIWHRRSELPIAELTGHTRTVNCVSWNPVVPGLLASASDDGTVRIWGPAPFLDVQDAEGLNAWTADGDLGAEDTTSRIQENNTRL; via the exons ATGCAGGCCAACGGGGCAGGACAGGGTCAAGATTCGGAGCTGTCCTGCCTAAACAACAGTGCGCAAAACGGAGAGCCGTCCTCCGCCGGGGGAGCTCACACTAACGTTAATGGACTATCCACAACAAACAATGGGAACTCTGTCAGTAACAACGTCGGTATCCCAGCCCCAGCAGCATCCAACAACGCCGTGTCTTCGGATGCAAACTCCGTGAAAAAGAAGAAGCGTCTCTCTCAGTCAGAGGAAGATGTCATTAGACTTATAGGGCAACATTTACACGATTTAGGACTTAA TCAGACAGTGGACCTGttgatgcaggagtctggctgcAGACTGGAGCATTCCTCGGCCACGAAGTTCTGCAACCATGTGGTGGAAGGAGAGTGGGACAAG GCTGAAAGTGACCTGAGTGAGCTGAAAGCATTGATGCATTCTCCAAGTGCTATTGTG CGGATGAAGTTCCTGCTCCTGCAGCAGAAGTACCTGGAGTATCTGGAGGATGCCAAGGTCCTGGAGGCGCTACAGGTCCTGAGAGCTGAGCTCACTCCCCTCAAGTACAACACAGAGCGTATCCACATCCTGAGCGG GTACCTGATGTGCAGCCATGCAGAGGACCTGAGAGCAAAGGCAGACTGGGAGGGTAAAGGCACTGCCTCCCGCACTAAACTCCTGGACAAGTTACAGA CGTACCTGCCTCCCTCTGTGATGCTGCCTCCGCGCCGGCTGCAGACCCTGCTGAGGCAGGCTGTGGAGCTGCAGAGAGAGCGCTGCCTCTACCACAACACCAAGCTGGACAGTGGCCTGGACTCTGTGTCCCTCCTCCTGGACCACGCCTGCAGCCG GAAACAGTTCCCTTGTTACACCCAGCAGATCCTCACCGAACACTGCAATGAAGTGTGGTTCTGCAAGTTCTCCAATGACGGCACCAAACTCGCCACGGGATCCAAAGACACCACAGTCATCGTGTGGCATGTCAACACA GAGAGTCACCAGTTGAAACTGATGAAGACTCTTGAGGGCCACGCCTACGGTGTCTCATACCTGGCCTGGAGCCCTGATGACACTTACTTGATTGCCTGTGGCCCCGATGACTGCTCAGAGCTGTGGCTGTGGAACGTACAG GCGGGTGAGTTGCGGACAAAGATGAGCCAATCACACGAGGACAGTCTGACCAGTGTGGCCTGGAATCCAGACGGCAAGCGCTTCGTCACCGGAGGCCAGAGGGGCCAGTTCTACCAGTGT GATCTGGATGGTAACCTGCTGGACTCGTGGGAAGGAGTAAGAGTTCAGTGCCTGTGGTGCCTGGGTGACACTCGGACCGTCCTGGCATCAGACACACACCAGCGTATCCGTGGTTACAACTTTGAGGACCTTACGGACAGAAACAT AGTCCAGGAGGACCATCCAATCATGTCTTTCACAGTTTCAAAGAACGGGAGGTTAGCTCTGCTGAATGTGGCTACTCAG GGTGTGCACCTGTGGGACCTACATGACCGGGTGCTGGTGAGGAAgtatcagggcgtgacacagggcTTCTACACCATCCACTCCTGCTTTGGAGGACACAACGAAGACTTCATCGCCAGTGGGAGTGAGG ATCACAAAGTGTACATCTGGCACAGGCGCAGTGAGCTGCCCATCGCAGAGTTGACAGGTCATACACGTACAGTGAACTGTGTGAGCTGGAATCCTGTAGTGCCCGGTCTCCTGGCCAGCGCCTCAGACGACGGCACCGTTCGAATCTGGGGGCCCGCCCCTTTCCTTGATGTCCAGGACGCTGAGGGGCTAAACG CATGGACAGCTGATGGTGACCTTGGAGCAGAAGACACTACTTCTCGAATCCAGGAGAACAACACTAGACTCTAA
- the LOC110519296 gene encoding WD repeat-containing protein 26 isoform X2 — MQANGAGQGQDSELSCLNNSAQNGEPSSAGGAHTNVNGLSTTNNGNSVSNNVGIPAPAASNNAVSSDANSVKKKKRLSQSEEDVIRLIGQHLHDLGLNQTVDLLMQESGCRLEHSSATKFCNHVVEGEWDKAESDLSELKALMHSPSAIVRMKFLLLQQKYLEYLEDAKVLEALQVLRAELTPLKYNTERIHILSGYLMCSHAEDLRAKADWEGKGTASRTKLLDKLQTYLPPSVMLPPRRLQTLLRQAVELQRERCLYHNTKLDSGLDSVSLLLDHACSRKQFPCYTQQILTEHCNEVWFCKFSNDGTKLATGSKDTTVIVWHVNTESHQLKLMKTLEGHAYGVSYLAWSPDDTYLIACGPDDCSELWLWNVQAGELRTKMSQSHEDSLTSVAWNPDGKRFVTGGQRGQFYQCDLDGNLLDSWEGVRVQCLWCLGDTRTVLASDTHQRIRGYNFEDLTDRNIVQEDHPIMSFTVSKNGRLALLNVATQGVHLWDLHDRVLVRKYQGVTQGFYTIHSCFGGHNEDFIASGSEDHKVYIWHRRSELPIAELTGHTRTVNCVSWNPVVPGLLASASDDGTVRIWGPAPFLDVQDAEGLNESCSMDS, encoded by the exons ATGCAGGCCAACGGGGCAGGACAGGGTCAAGATTCGGAGCTGTCCTGCCTAAACAACAGTGCGCAAAACGGAGAGCCGTCCTCCGCCGGGGGAGCTCACACTAACGTTAATGGACTATCCACAACAAACAATGGGAACTCTGTCAGTAACAACGTCGGTATCCCAGCCCCAGCAGCATCCAACAACGCCGTGTCTTCGGATGCAAACTCCGTGAAAAAGAAGAAGCGTCTCTCTCAGTCAGAGGAAGATGTCATTAGACTTATAGGGCAACATTTACACGATTTAGGACTTAA TCAGACAGTGGACCTGttgatgcaggagtctggctgcAGACTGGAGCATTCCTCGGCCACGAAGTTCTGCAACCATGTGGTGGAAGGAGAGTGGGACAAG GCTGAAAGTGACCTGAGTGAGCTGAAAGCATTGATGCATTCTCCAAGTGCTATTGTG CGGATGAAGTTCCTGCTCCTGCAGCAGAAGTACCTGGAGTATCTGGAGGATGCCAAGGTCCTGGAGGCGCTACAGGTCCTGAGAGCTGAGCTCACTCCCCTCAAGTACAACACAGAGCGTATCCACATCCTGAGCGG GTACCTGATGTGCAGCCATGCAGAGGACCTGAGAGCAAAGGCAGACTGGGAGGGTAAAGGCACTGCCTCCCGCACTAAACTCCTGGACAAGTTACAGA CGTACCTGCCTCCCTCTGTGATGCTGCCTCCGCGCCGGCTGCAGACCCTGCTGAGGCAGGCTGTGGAGCTGCAGAGAGAGCGCTGCCTCTACCACAACACCAAGCTGGACAGTGGCCTGGACTCTGTGTCCCTCCTCCTGGACCACGCCTGCAGCCG GAAACAGTTCCCTTGTTACACCCAGCAGATCCTCACCGAACACTGCAATGAAGTGTGGTTCTGCAAGTTCTCCAATGACGGCACCAAACTCGCCACGGGATCCAAAGACACCACAGTCATCGTGTGGCATGTCAACACA GAGAGTCACCAGTTGAAACTGATGAAGACTCTTGAGGGCCACGCCTACGGTGTCTCATACCTGGCCTGGAGCCCTGATGACACTTACTTGATTGCCTGTGGCCCCGATGACTGCTCAGAGCTGTGGCTGTGGAACGTACAG GCGGGTGAGTTGCGGACAAAGATGAGCCAATCACACGAGGACAGTCTGACCAGTGTGGCCTGGAATCCAGACGGCAAGCGCTTCGTCACCGGAGGCCAGAGGGGCCAGTTCTACCAGTGT GATCTGGATGGTAACCTGCTGGACTCGTGGGAAGGAGTAAGAGTTCAGTGCCTGTGGTGCCTGGGTGACACTCGGACCGTCCTGGCATCAGACACACACCAGCGTATCCGTGGTTACAACTTTGAGGACCTTACGGACAGAAACAT AGTCCAGGAGGACCATCCAATCATGTCTTTCACAGTTTCAAAGAACGGGAGGTTAGCTCTGCTGAATGTGGCTACTCAG GGTGTGCACCTGTGGGACCTACATGACCGGGTGCTGGTGAGGAAgtatcagggcgtgacacagggcTTCTACACCATCCACTCCTGCTTTGGAGGACACAACGAAGACTTCATCGCCAGTGGGAGTGAGG ATCACAAAGTGTACATCTGGCACAGGCGCAGTGAGCTGCCCATCGCAGAGTTGACAGGTCATACACGTACAGTGAACTGTGTGAGCTGGAATCCTGTAGTGCCCGGTCTCCTGGCCAGCGCCTCAGACGACGGCACCGTTCGAATCTGGGGGCCCGCCCCTTTCCTTGATGTCCAGGACGCTGAGGGGCTAAACG AATCTTGTAGCATGGACAGCTGA